A genomic window from Punica granatum isolate Tunisia-2019 chromosome 2, ASM765513v2, whole genome shotgun sequence includes:
- the LOC116197251 gene encoding GPI ethanolamine phosphate transferase 1, with protein MGTADGIIGGGQQGRGSAGTGGGRGTKKKWLKRRERWLVVLGVVLHAVYMLSIFDIYFKSPIVHGMDPVAPRFSAPAKRLVFLVADGLRADKFFEPDSEGNFRAPFLRSIIKGQGRWGVSHARPPTESRPGHVALIAGFYEDPSAVTKGWKANPVEFDSVFNRSHHTISFGSPDIVPIFCSALPHSTWNSYPHEFEDFATDASFLDEWSFDQFQSLINRSSSDENLRDLLQQDNLVVFLHLLGCDSNGHAHRPFSSIYLNNVKVVDHIAKRMYDLVEGYFKDNRTAYVFTADHGMSDKGSHGDGHPTNTDTPLVVWGAGVKHPKPILSSDHTDHGLRFIDEHLHDTPTPPEWGLSTIERVDVNQADIAALMATLLGLPCPMNSVGSLPLGYVNMDKAEEVEAVTANAKQILNQFLCKSYVKQSNSLLFKPFKPLVNHVSILDQIEERMAARDYEAAMKLSESLRSLALEGLHYFQTYDWLMLMTVITLGYIGWMVYLILHVLQSYTSLSGVVYRKEQVVQPRNSAGKITILGVLVMGLFSIVLFIEHSPPLYHAYFAMTVFLWTQILDEYQLIKALLRYLSRKKSDFVLKLLATFIVSIVLLELLVHSFTERKLYTWCFLIVGIAASSYLFYLIPWESGIPFFVWLACWFLSVFTLMPAEIPDNNKLVIASGVMIILIGVAARWLDKHGDGNKYWSSICGHGMKKAKFPFLFHLQVLLVGLSSAMVWLSTSHRMEKQELHSIHQFLNWCIAGLSIILPLFSENVVLSRLTSVYLGFAPTFLLLSIGYEAVFYGALGLVLMAWLLFENTLLYVGKVEKPSTANRTSEEHVSEDDVRYLQLSDARIPLIFLVLFNVAFFGTGNFASIASFEISSVYRFITIFSPFLMAALLIFKLFIPFMLVICTFSAIAKLIQVTRSGCYFLVILFSDVMTIHFFFLVKNKGSWMEIGNSISHFGIVSAQVVFVLLLFALTDIYTKDIQVMSNRRPSSRKAV; from the exons ATGGGGACCGCAGACGGGATCATCGGGGGCGGGCAGCAGGGCAGGGGAAGCGCGGGAACGGGCGGGGGGAGAGGGACGAAGAAGAAGTGGCTGAAGAGGCGGGAGAGGTGGCTCGTTGTGCTGGGAGTGGTCCTGCACGCAGTCTACATGCTCAGTATTTTTGACATATATTTCAAGTCGCCCATCGTCCACGGCATGGATCCGGTGGCCCCTCGCTTCTCCGCTCCAGCGAAGCGCCTCGTCTTCCTCGTTG CGGATGGTTTACGTGCTGATAAGTTCTTTGAGCCCGATTCTGAGGGGAACTTTAGGGCACCCTTTTTGCGAAGTATAATTAAAGGTCAGGGTCGATGGGGAGTTTCTCATGCCCGTCCTCCCACCGAGTCAAGACCTGGCCATGTTGCTCTCATAGCTGGTTTCTATGAGGATCCCAGCGCTGTTACAAAAG GATGGAAGGCTAACCCAGTTGAATTTGACTCGGTCTTTAATCGAAGCCACCATACAATTTCCTTTGGCAGTCCTGATATTGTACCAATATTCTGTAGTGCGTTGCCTCACAGCACTTGGAATTCCTATCCACATGAATTTGAAGACTTTGCAACTG ATGCATCTTTTCTGGATGAATGGTCCTTTGATCAGTTCCAGAGCCTTATTAATAGGTCTTCTAGTGATGAAAACTTGAGGGATTTACTTCAACAGGATAATCTTGTTGTCTTCTTACACTTGCTTGGCTGTGATTCAAATGGTCATGCTCATCGGCCCTTCTCATCCATATATCTAAACAATGTCAAGGTTGTTGACCATATTGCCAAGCGCATGTATGACCTTGTTGAAGGCTATTTTAAGGACAACCGAACCGCCTATGTCTTTACAGCTGATCATGGAATGAGTGACAAAG GAAGCCATGGAGATGGGCATCCTACCAACACCGACACTCCCCTTGTGGTTTGGGGAGCTGGAGTTAAACATCCCAAACCGATCCTCAGCAGCGATCACACGGATCATGGCCTTCGTTTTATTGATGAGCATTTGCACGACACACCAACTCCACCTGAATGGGGTCTTAGCACCATCGAAAGGGTTGATGTTAATCAAGCTGATATTGCTGCTCTTATG GCCACTCTTCTCGGCTTGCCCTGCCCGATGAACTCAGTTGGAAGCTTGCCGCTTGGTTATGTCAACATGGACAAG GCAGAAGAAGTAGAAGCTGTGACAGCCAATGCAAAACAAATTCTTAACCAGTTTCTTTGCAAATCAT ATGTGAAGCAGTCAAATTCATTATTATTCAAGCCATTCAAACCGCTGGTGAATCATGTCTCCATATTGGATCAGATTGAAGAACGGATGGCAGCCAGAGACTACGAAGCTGCAATGAAACTGTCTGAAAGTTTAAGAAGCTTAGCACTGGAAGGGCTCCATTATTTTCAGACATATGATTGGCTGATGCTGATGACTGTGATTACTTTAGGTTACATCGGTTGGATGGTCTATCTTATTCTCCATGTGCTGCAATCTTATACCTCATTGTCTGGAGTTGTATATAGAAAGGAGCAAGTTGTTCAGCCAAGAAATAGCGCCGGAAAA ATTACCATATTGGGAGTACTGGTGATGGGACTTTTTTCCATTGTCCTCTTCATTGAACACTCTCCTCCTTTATATCACGCATATTTCGCGATGACCGTATTCCTTTGGACACAAATCCTTGATGAATATCAGCTTATTAAAGCTCTTTTGAGATATTTAAGCCGGAAAAAGTCAGACTTTGTCCTCAAACTTCTTGCCACCTTTATTGTCTCCATTGTCTTACTTGAACTCTTG GTGCATAGCTTCACTGAGAGGAAGCTCTATACATGGTGTTTCCTGATTGTGGGGATTGCAGCTTCCTCCTATTTGTTCTACTTAATTCCATGGGAATCGGGGATACCATTTTTTGTTTGGCTTGCTTGTTGGTTCTTGTCAGTGTTTACGCTGATGCCTGCAGAAATTCCTGATAACAACAAGTTGGT AATTGCAAGCGGAGTTATGATCATATTAATAGGAGTAGCTGCAAGGTGGCTTGATAAGCATGGTGATGGGAATAAATATTGGTCCAGTATCTGTGGCCATGGTATGAAGAAAGCAAAGTTCCCATTTCTCTTCCACTTAcag GTCCTTTTGGTGGGGCTATCCTCAGCTATGGTATGGTTATCTACATCTCACAGGATGGAAAAGCAAGAATTGCATTCCATACACCAGTTCTTGAATTGGTGTATTGCTG GTCTTTCGATAATTCTTCCATTATTTTCTGAGAATGTTGTCTTGTCTCGGTTAACTTCTGTATACCTCGGATTTGCACCTACGTTCCTACTATTATCAATCGG ATATGAAGCTGTCTTTTATGGAGCTCTTGGTCTAGTACTTATGGCATGGCTACTTTTCGAGAACACACTGCTCTATGTAGGTAAAGTGGAGAAGCCATCAACTGCTAACAGGACGTCTGAGGAACATGTTTCCGAAGATGATGTCAGATACTTGCAGCTGTCTGATGCAAGAATTCCCCTAATTTTT CTGGTTTTGTTCAATGTCGCATTCTTCGGGACTGGTAACTTTGCGAGCATTGCAAGCTTTGAGATATCATCTGTCTACAGATTCATAACAATCTTCAGT CCGTTTTTGATGGCTGCTCTGCTTATTTTCAAGCTATTCATACCATTCATGCTTGTCAT ATGCACATTCAGTGCTATAGCCAAGCTCATCCAAGTTACTCGGTCGGGCTGCTACTTCCTTGTTATTCTATTTTCAGACGTGATGACCATCCACTTCTTCTTCCTG GTGAAAAACAAGGGAAGTTGGATGGAAATCGGGAACAGCATTAGCCATTTCGGGATCGTGAGTGCCCAGGTTGTGtttgttcttttacttttcgCCCTCACAGATATATACACTAAGGACATACAGGTCATGTCCAACCGCCGACCGTCTTCTAGGAAAGCAGTGTAA
- the LOC116197304 gene encoding gibberellin-regulated protein 14-like, with translation MRVDLVKGASSPPNTTMASKSSLLLLLLTVLTLLLSFTAQASVDDDEKLYTLQLIFGKPIAPAPSQALVAPAAPPVVKPPLTPGTVKPPAPVPPFVKPPAPPVTVKPPVPPPFVKPPAPPVSVKPPFPPVTVKPPFPPVIKPPTPPVKPPVPPVVKPPVVKPPAPLPPLKPPTAPPLPPVKSKADCIPLCSKRCSLHSRKRVCMRACMTCCDRCKCVPPGTYGNRELCGKCYTGMTTHGNRSKCP, from the exons ATGAGAGTAGATCTAGTGAAAGGAGCTTCATCGCCACCAAACACAACAATGGCTTCCAAAtcatctcttcttcttctgctgctCACTGTGCTCAcccttcttctctctttcacTGCTCAG GCGTctgttgatgatgatgagaagCTCTATACGCTGCAG CTTATATTTGGGAAGCCCATAGCACCTGCCCCATCTCAGGCTCTGGTGGCTCCGGCAGCTCCTCCGGTGGTCAAACCTCCGCTGACTCCAGGGACAGTCAAACCACCGGCGCCAGTGCCTCCGTTCGTCAAGCCTCCGGCCCCACCTGTCACCGTCAAACCACCGGTGCCTCCTCCATTCGTTAAACCTCCAGCCCCTCCAGTGTCAGTCAAACCTCCATTCCCTCCAGTCACGGTCAAACCACCCTTCCCTCCGGTGATCAAACCTCCCACCCCTCCGGTCAAACCGCCCGTCCCTCCGGTGGTGAAGCCTCCGGTGGTTAAGCCGCCGGCACCCCTCCCACCGCTCAAGCCTCCAACTGCCCCACCGCTGCCCCCCGTGAAGTCAAAAGCAG ATTGCATCCCGTTGTGTAGCAAGAGGTGCAGCCTGCACTCGAGGAAGAGGGTGTGCATGAGAGCGTGCATGACGTGCTGTGACCGCTGCAAGTGCGTGCCGCCCGGGACCTATGGCAACCGTGAACTCTGCGGCAAGTGCTACACAGGCATGACCACCCATGGCAACCGCAGCAAATGCCCTTAA
- the LOC116197303 gene encoding uncharacterized protein LOC116197303, whose product MLQALQQASQAASLQVMGFIMGLPQSQARPIVSADFSDRISSPDVSMHGNCCSCCLPELLFRLVGLFRRCPTRSATGSAPANSGTDADLKPREAARRKEMERQMIAKFQRWRSLYIPANNTGRCSEATLSCRSLHNGPDTVEELLDRHVVKKVKSLDDEEEELQAQRRLTSARREALSLYRDILRASRFFMWPDSRGVLWRDVLRENARQEFEEARFEKDPEIVTRLLIGGRDAVQSALEKLAEKQRQQIEKERGGSGEPR is encoded by the exons ATGTTGCAGGCACTCCAACAAGCCAGCCAGGCTGCTTCTTTACAGGTAATGGGCTTTATCATGGGCCTGCCTCAATCACAGGCCCGGCCCATTGTCAGTGCTGACTTTTCCGATCGCATTTCCTCGCCTGACGTTTCTATGCACGGTAACTGTTGCTCCTGCTGCCTGCCTGAGCTCCTCTTCCGCCTCGTCGGTCTCTTTCGGCGATGTCCGACTCGGAGCGCAACCGGTTCTGCCCCTGCAAATTCTGGCACTGACGCCGATTTAAAACCGAGAGAG GCTGCTAGAAGAAAAGAGATGGAAAGACAGATGATTGCAAAGTTTCAAAGATGGCGTAGTCTTTACATCCCTGCGAACAACACAGGAAGATGCAGTGAAGCAACTCTAAGCTGCCGTTCATTACACAATGGTCCCGACACTGTCGAAGAGCTCTTGGACAGACACGTGGTGAAGAAGGTGAAGTCCCTAGatgacgaggaggaggagctgcAAGCCCAGCGGCGGCTCACAAGCGCTCGAAGAGAGGCCTTGAGTCTCTACAGGGACATCCTTCGGGCCAGTCGGTTCTTCATGTGGCCTGATTCCCGCGGAGTGCTGTGGAGGGATGTGTTGAGGGAGAATGCTCGGCAGGAGTTCGAGGAGGCCCGATTCGAAAAGGACCCAGAGATCGTGACAAGATTACTCATTGGGGGGAGGGATGCAGTGCAGTCAGCATTAGAGAAGCTCGCTGAGAAGCAGCGGCAGCAGATTGAGAAGGAACGTGGAGGCAGCGGGGAACCTCGGTAA